The DNA region ACTGCATGAACTGCTCGGCCAGAAGCGCATGGCCCGAGACCTCGATTGCCAGGCCGCCGCGCGCTCCAAACCCGTATCGCGGTCCTGGACCGGTTCACGGCCCTCAGCATCCCCGGCACGCAACCCACCGGCTGATCTCGGCAAAGGAAAGGGAAGGCTCGGCCTGGAAGCGTGCCGTGAAACAGGGCCGCTCACCGCTTCCCTTGCCGGCGCTTCTCGCCTAATTTCGCCGCCAAAGGAAAGGCAACCGCATGAGCAGCTACGAATACACCGTCATTCCCGCCCCGGCGCGCGGCGAAAAGGCGAAGGGCGCCAAGACCGGGATCGACCGCTTTGCCGCAACGCTGGCCGATGTGCTGAACGACATGGCCCGCGACGGCTGGGACTATGTCCGCGCCGAGACCCTGCCGGCCGAGGAACGCTCGGGCCTGACCAGCCGCAGCACCGTCTATCACAACCTGCTGATCTTCCGCCGTTCCCTGGCCGCCGAGCCGGCCCCCAGGCTGGAAGCGGCCGCGCCCGTGTCGCAGCCCGAACCCGCACCGGCAGAGCCCGAACCCGCGCCGGTCCGTGCCCCCTTCAGCCAGCCGATGCGCGCCATGCCCAAGCAGCCGCCGCAGGCCCGCGTGCCGGAACCGCCGTTGACCGCGCCGCAGCCCGCAGCCCCCGTCGGCCCGCGCCTCGGCCCCGCCAGCCGCTGATCTTACCGTTGCCCAAATACCCCGGGGTGAGCCCCGCAGGGGCGAGGGGCGGAGCCCCTACCAGTGCGGTGGCCGCTGGTCCGCCAGCGGGATGGTGCCGCCCTCGGCCTCGCGCTCGGCCTCGCGTTCCAGCAGCAGGCCCACCCGCCGCGACAGCCGTGCGATCTCGCGCTCCTGCCGCGCCACGACCTCGGACAGATCCTCGACCACGCGGGTCAGATGCGCCACGGCCTCTTCCAGCCGCAAGCTTTGCTCGTCCTTGTCCATCCAGCCTCCATCCGTTAGACCGCCGCCTGGAAAAGCCCGAGGCAAACCATGGCGAAAGATCAGAAGAAACAGCCCCGACCCAAGGCGGAAACGCCCAAGGGGTTCCGCGACTATTTCGGCGCGGACGTGACCGAGCGCAAGCAGATGCTGGACCGCATCGCCGAGATCTATCATCGCCACGGCTTCGAGCCCCTGGAAACCAGCGCCGTCGAGACCGTCGAGGCGCTGGGCAAGTTCCTGCCCGACGTGGACCGTCCCAATGCCGGCGTCTTCGCCTGGCAAGAGGCCGAGGTGCCGGGCGGCGGCGCCGGCGACTGGCTGGCGCTGCGCTATGACCTGACCGCGCCCCTGGCGCGCGTGGCGGCGCAGTTCCGAAACGACCTGCCCAGCCCCTATCGCCGCTATGCCATGGGCCCGGTCTGGCGCAACGAAAAGCCGGGGCCGGGCCGGTTCCGCCAGTTCTATCAATGCGATGCCGATACCGTGGGTTCCGCCTCGGTCGCCGCGGATGCCGAGATCTGCGCCATGCTGGCGGCGGCGCTGGAACATGCCGGAATCGCCCGCGGCGACTACCTGATCCGCATCAACAACCGCAAGGTGCTGAACGGCATCCTGGAAGCCATGGGCGTGGCCGAGGGCAAGCCCGCGGACGACGTGCTGCGCACCATCGACAAGTTCGACAAGGTCGGCGAAGAGGGCGTGCGCCAGCTGCTGACCTCGGGCCGCAAGGACGAGTCCGGCGCCTTCATCGACGGCGTGGGCCTGAGCCCGGAACAGGCCGGGCCGGTGCTGGCCTTCCTGACCTCGAAGGGCGCGGACAACGCCGCGACGCTGCAAAACCTGCGCGCCGCCGTCGGTGCCTCGGCCGTGGGCGCCGAGGGGGTCGAGGAACTGGCCCAGATCAGCGAGATGCTCGCCGCCATGGGTGTGGGCGAGGATCGCGCCGTCATCGACCCCTCGATCGTGCGCGGCCTGGGCTATTACACCGGCCCGGTCTTCGAGGCCGAGCTAACCTTCGAGATCCTCGACGACAAGGGTCGCAAGCGCCAGTTCGGCTCGGTCGCGGGCGGCGGACGCTACGACGGGTTGGTCGAACGCTTCACCGGCCAGAAGGTACCGGCGACCGGCGTCTCCATCGGCGTGGATCGGCTTCTGGCCGCGCTGCGCGCCAAGGGGCTGATGGGCGGCACCGAGCCGGGTCCGGTCGTCGTCACCGTCATGGACCGCGAGCGCATGGCTGATTACCAGGCCATGGCGGCGGAACTGCGCGCCGCCGGCATCCGCGCCGAGGTCTATCTGGGCAACCCGAAGAACTTCGGCAACCAGCTGAAATATGCCGACAAGCGTGCCGCGCCGGTCGCGATCATCCAAGGCGCGGACGAGGCGGCGCGCGGCGTGGTGCAGGTCAAAGACCTGATCCTGGGCGCGAAGATCGCTGCCGAGGCCAGCCACGAGGAATGGAAATCCCAGCCCGCCCAGACCGAGGTGCCGTGCGACCGGCTGGTCGCCGAAGTGCGGCGCATCCTCGGATGAGCAAGCGCGAGAAACAGGCCATCGGCCAGCAGATCCTCGCCGCCTTCCGCGCCGCCGGCGCGCAGGAGGTCGCCCCCGACCTGCTGCTGCCGGCCGAGACGCTGCTGGACCTTTACGGCGAGGATATCCGCGCGCGCGCCTATGTCACCCAGGACTCGATCCGGGGCGAGATGATGCTGCGGCCGGACTTCACCGTGCCGGTCGTGCAGATGCATATGCAGAACGGCGCCGAGCCCGCGCGCTATTGCTACTTGGGCGAGGTGTTCCGCAAGCAGGACCATGGCGAGACCCAGCCCGAGCACCCGCGCGACAACGAATACCTGCAAGCCGGATTCGAGCTTTTCGCCCGAGACCCGGATGCCGATGCCGAGGTGTTTGCGCTGTTTCACGGCGTGCTGAAGCCGCTGGGCCTGCGGGCCAGCATGGGCGACATGGACCTGCTGATGGATGCGGTGCGCGCGCTGCCGCTGTCGGGCGCGCGCCGCGCCGCACTTCTGCACCACATCTGGCGGCCGCACC from Paracoccus aminovorans includes:
- a CDS encoding DUF4177 domain-containing protein produces the protein MSSYEYTVIPAPARGEKAKGAKTGIDRFAATLADVLNDMARDGWDYVRAETLPAEERSGLTSRSTVYHNLLIFRRSLAAEPAPRLEAAAPVSQPEPAPAEPEPAPVRAPFSQPMRAMPKQPPQARVPEPPLTAPQPAAPVGPRLGPASR
- a CDS encoding SlyX family protein gives rise to the protein MDKDEQSLRLEEAVAHLTRVVEDLSEVVARQEREIARLSRRVGLLLEREAEREAEGGTIPLADQRPPHW
- the hisS gene encoding histidine--tRNA ligase, giving the protein MAKDQKKQPRPKAETPKGFRDYFGADVTERKQMLDRIAEIYHRHGFEPLETSAVETVEALGKFLPDVDRPNAGVFAWQEAEVPGGGAGDWLALRYDLTAPLARVAAQFRNDLPSPYRRYAMGPVWRNEKPGPGRFRQFYQCDADTVGSASVAADAEICAMLAAALEHAGIARGDYLIRINNRKVLNGILEAMGVAEGKPADDVLRTIDKFDKVGEEGVRQLLTSGRKDESGAFIDGVGLSPEQAGPVLAFLTSKGADNAATLQNLRAAVGASAVGAEGVEELAQISEMLAAMGVGEDRAVIDPSIVRGLGYYTGPVFEAELTFEILDDKGRKRQFGSVAGGGRYDGLVERFTGQKVPATGVSIGVDRLLAALRAKGLMGGTEPGPVVVTVMDRERMADYQAMAAELRAAGIRAEVYLGNPKNFGNQLKYADKRAAPVAIIQGADEAARGVVQVKDLILGAKIAAEASHEEWKSQPAQTEVPCDRLVAEVRRILG